The Treponema phagedenis DNA segment GAAAAGTGCAAGACTTGTATTGATATTCGGAGATAAGCATGATTTATTGTGGAATGAAATTTATAATGTGTTTGAAGGAAAGGTTCCTCAGGAAAAAATCGATTCGTTTAAAGCAGGTGCCGGAACGATCCTGTTTTTGTATGACGAAGAAACCGTTAAGTCTTTACAAGAACAATTTAAACAATATGCTGATAACTTTCCCGTTTGGGCAAATCAAGCAAACGGAATGCTACAGCTTTCTGTGTGGGCTGCACTCAGGGAGCTTGGGGTAGGTGCATCATTACAACATTATAATCCGGTAATTGATGATAAAGTAAAACAATTATTTGATATTCCAAAAAGTTATAAATTAATAGCCCAAATGCCTTTTGGCGGAATAATTAAAGAGCCGGAGAAAAAAGAAAAAGAGGATATAGACAAACGAGTAACAGTGATAAAGTAAGTAGCGTAGAATTTTTATTATCGAGATTTATGGAGCATACAGGCGGACAGGTATAAGCTGGAGGAGAATATTTGCCGCCATCGGCGGGGATGACAGCTTTAGGCTCATTCCGTATCTGATGGAGGATGGCGAATTTGTTTCGGCTGTAAAAAAATTTCCTAAAGTGTTCAGCGGTTTTTCAGATACCACTGTGATACATCTTATGCTGTACATACTCGGGCTTGCGACTTACTACGGTCTGGCATGTTTGACGGATATGGGCGAGCTGGATAAAGATATGCTTCCCTATACCAAAGCCGCCTTTGATCACTATATGGGTAAAGAATTTGAAACAATTGAGAGCAGTCCATATTGGTATGAAGAGAGAAAAGACTTCGGCTCCTCTCAATATGGCGTGCCCAGAGTAAGGCACAAAGAAGGTTACGGGCACCGCTTTATAATAGAGAAAGATGGAAAGTTTACGGGCGAGCTCTTGGGAGGCTGCTTGGAGACATTGTACGATATGTGCGTTGGTGAGCGGCACCCGGAAGAACAGAAAATTATTCAACAGCACGGCATCTTCCCTGCTGCTCGAGAGTGGGAAGGTAAAGTGCTTTTTTTAGAAACCAGCGAATCAAAGTCAGCTCCAAAAAAACTAGAACACATGCTTACGATTTTAGAAAAGAATGGCGTATTTAAAAATTTACAAGGCGTCATTCTCGGAAAGCCTCAAGACGAAGCGTATTTTTTTGAATACGAAGAAATCTATACCCGAACCTTCTGTGGCTACAAATACCCAGTAGTATACAATGTGAATTTCGGTCACGCCCTGCCGAGAACTGTGCTGCCTTATGGCAGAAAACTCAGCATCGACTGCAAAAGAAAAGAGCTTCGGTTTGTGTAGGCGGGGAGTCCGCAGCACTCATTGCCATTCACGAATCTTTTTTACTTGGAATTTCCTTATGTGTAAAATTTTTGTTACTTGCACTTGGATTTTTTTTGTTTTGTTTGCTGCTTTTCAATTTCTTCTTCAAGTCTTTTAGCATACTCCATCCAGTAGGCACAGGCGTGTTTGTAGTAATCAACTCTTCATCGCCGCTTGGCTTAAAGACTGCTAATTCTTTTTCTAAATCTATTTTCATATCAATTTTGATCCGTGCTGAGAGTATTATACTGCGAACAGCATCTTTTGTCAGCATTTGAATAAGTATTTGCAATTTCTCCGAATTTAGTGTAATATAGTTTTTGGTCATATGAAGTCTTCTTGGTAGTGTTTTACTTTTACATTATACAAAAAAAGGGCTTCTACGCCCTTTCGCATTTACACGATTATATGGACTTTATCATGGGTGCTAATATAAACACAAAAAACTTTTAAATAAGTTAGGAGTGCGTTAGATAAATATGAGTAATTTTAATGTTGACACCATATTTAAAAGACACATTGAACAGGTCAATGATCATTTAGATATTAGCGTATTTGAAGTAGAAAAATTAAGCGCGGAAATTCAACAATGCTTAGACGAAAATTTAATATCTATATGCGAAGGAAAGAAATCTAGCACTGAACTGGAACTTGTGAAAGCACGTATTGTTAAGCTATTTGAAGGGAAAAACGATAAATGGAAAATGGGAGCTATAGCTGAATTCTTTATACACCTATACATGAAGCTAACCGGTTATACACAGGAATGTATGTTCCTAAACTTAGAAGAAGGCTCTATTAAAAAAGGATTTGATGGGCTGTATAGTTTTAGGAAAAATCACTGGGTTATGGAAAGTAAGTCCGGTAGTATTTCTTCTAAAAATATTTGTCATAAAAATAAATTGCAAGAAGCTATTTTAGATTTAAAAAATAAATTTGAAGGAAAGACACCGAATAATCCCTGGCAGAATGCATATAATCATGCATCCCATTGTGACGTTGGAACGCCAAAAAATATAAAAAAAAGTATTAAAAAATTATCAGATGAATACACAGAAAAAAAATTTTACACCTTGTCTGATTTTAATATTATACCGTGTGCAACAATATTTTTAGATACTATCTGGAAGCCGGAAAATAACGCAACTATTATAGCAAGTGCAAAAACCGCTATTGAAAACACTGAATATAAATGCGCCCATTTAATTTGTGTTACACAAGGCAGTATTGATATTTTTATCCAATATATAACTACATAATTTAAGGTCGGAATTTATGGAAGGTTACAACGAGATAGCAAGTTTAAGTAGTTTAAAAAAATTTAACGAGGTTGTACAAAAAATTACACTTTGGTCTAAAGATAATCCTATAATTTTGAATGACGAGGAGAAGTCATTTTTATTAAGTTGTGCTCTTATTTTACTTAAAAATTATGATTCGGACAAAAGATATAAATCGTATGCAGAGTTTGCATATTATATTATTTTAAAATATTCACTAATTACAGACGATTATACACCATTATATGACTTTTCCATTAACTTCGGATTTTATCCGATTGCTAAGTCACTGGTAGAAAAACAAAAACTCAAGCTTAATAGTATTATTAATTATAATGT contains these protein-coding regions:
- a CDS encoding LD-carboxypeptidase, which translates into the protein MFAAIGGDDSFRLIPYLMEDGEFVSAVKKFPKVFSGFSDTTVIHLMLYILGLATYYGLACLTDMGELDKDMLPYTKAAFDHYMGKEFETIESSPYWYEERKDFGSSQYGVPRVRHKEGYGHRFIIEKDGKFTGELLGGCLETLYDMCVGERHPEEQKIIQQHGIFPAAREWEGKVLFLETSESKSAPKKLEHMLTILEKNGVFKNLQGVILGKPQDEAYFFEYEEIYTRTFCGYKYPVVYNVNFGHALPRTVLPYGRKLSIDCKRKELRFV
- a CDS encoding nitroreductase family protein — translated: MSIIESLKQRRSYYEINKDIPISQEEIERKIKELTELVPDAFNMKSARLVLIFGDKHDLLWNEIYNVFEGKVPQEKIDSFKAGAGTILFLYDEETVKSLQEQFKQYADNFPVWANQANGMLQLSVWAALRELGVGASLQHYNPVIDDKVKQLFDIPKSYKLIAQMPFGGIIKEPEKKEKEDIDKRVTVIK